The window GGATCTTAAATTAGTGTTTTTTCATTTCTGAAATGAAATTCTTTACATTACAAATCTCCATAGAATACATAAATAGAGCTAATTAAATATGCATTGAGCAAAAGAACTACAAAGGAGTTTATGCAATCATTTACTCGAATCAAGTTCATTCAGGTAATAAAACTACAGAGAGTTGTGTATCTGATTTACATCTTACATGATGGATATAATACAAAGTGTTTTTGGGAATCGAATAAAGTAAAGATTTCTATACAAAAGTAAATCAAACCGATGGAGATTGATGTAGAATAAAGACTAAAAGATCTTACTGCAGATTGCTCCTGTTGATTGTGACTAATTgaatcctaaaccctaaaccctaaactttaAATCTTAAACCAGAGAGTATAAATAAATGTCAATTTGTTTGTAAATACATGAGCTTATATAGGAACGTTGAACATCACTTACTAATGCCTCTCTTTTGAGGTTGTCAAATCCCAAATAGGACAACGATTTTCTTGAAAATATAATACCAAATTTTATGAAGTGTAGCTTTTGGAAGATTTGTATGTGGTCATCTTGTATTTCTTAAAGGGGGTAGGATTTTCACTAGTAAGAATTTAAGTTATATTCATTTTCATTTGTGTTTGTGATTTTCATCTTTTGGGGTTGTCAAATCCCAAATTGGAGAAGTATTCGTTGATACCCTTAgatgttgtttcttttttatttagtGAGTTATGTTATCTCTATATGAGTGTTTTGTTTTTCACTAATTGTAGAAAGAAGACTTAATAGCAAAAGTCGGGAAAAGAGCCATTTCCCATTagagttaaatgcaagaaataatgaCACACTTCCATTAATTTATGggaaaactacaataaagtccctacatattggcctcataatcgatttagtccctatatattttttttattcaattaagtctcaaataccggtaatcgtattcaatttaaccctttgacccggtcaacaggtcatccaactttcaaaaattacatttttggcccagatttcaaaatttattacaaatttggtccaaaatttacacttttggcccggattttaattttttttttacaaatttggtccaatcTTTAccttttttgcccaaattttagaattttattatgaattcatcctaattttagtttttttgcaactttgttttcaaaaaattgtttctaatatgttttttctttataaaatcatatttatacaaaaaaaatatatatattttcacataaaaatcttatattttctatataaaaactttttttaaaaagttttttgtatatgaaatatctagttataaaaatatgtatttatttagtatataaatatatataaattcgtttttataaaaaaatgtatacaaacacctatcacctttatatatatatgcacacaaataggtgtgtatctatattttttttttataaaatcgtgtttgtttatattttttttataaaaacgtgtttcaataattttttatataatacgtgttcgtatacattttataaaaatgtgtttgaataagtttttatataatacgtgtttgtatatattttataaaatcatgtttgtatacattttataaaatgtatacaaacacgtattatataaaaaaatattcaaacacgtttttataaaaaaaaaatataaacaaacacgattttataaaaaaatatagataaaataggtgtttgtatacattttttttttgtaaaatacgtttttgtatacatttcttttataaaaacggatttctatatatttatatacttaataaatacttatttttaaaactaaatatttcatatacaaaaaactttttaaaaaaagtttttatatagaaaatataagatttttatgtgaaaatatgtattttttttttgtataaatatgattttatagagaaaaaacatattagaaacaattttttgaaaaaaaagttgcaaaaaaaaactaaaattaggatgaattcataataaaattctaaaatttgggcaaaaaaggtaaagtttggaccaaatttgtaaaaaaaaattaaaatctgggccaaaagtgtaaattttggaccaaatttgtaataaattttgaaatctgggccaaaaatgtaatttttgaaagttggatgacctgttgaccgggtcaaagggttaaattgaatacgattaccggtatttgggacttaattgaataaaaaaaatatatagggactaaatcgattatgaggccaatatgtagggactttattgtagttttcccttaatttatttataattatacCATTCTATTTTCCTTTGTTCTATTATTAACAATACAGTACATTTGGGTACATTTTATGAACTATAATTTCctaataaaaaaatacaaacagATGTTGCAATGCAATAACCTGGTAGATCTTTAACAATATGAtgccttaataagaaaaataaaaataaaagtacaatgatgtaatagAAAGATATGCAAGTAGAATGTTGTAATGCACGAATAAATGTGTGTTGTCATTTCTAGTGTTTAGCCCTTCCATTAAGCACTGACTTGTTACAAATTTGCCTTGcatttttttcttcatttctcaAATATTTTCTGTATatcatatttcattttttttcataattcaTAGAAGTCATCCAAATTCATCAAGCGAAGTCACAGGTTTACTTTATGTATGTGGATGGCCAACattgttgattttttttgaataaataaaactttattattattactgCAAAAGATAAGTATCAAGATGCAATGAGTTCAACATACTCACATTGAACTCAATCAAAGAAACAACTACATTGTGGAAACATGAACCAACTAAATATGATATATATGGCACTTTGGTCCGTGGCCTTATGAGCCACCACCACctgagccaccaccaccaccgcctccaccaccacctccgccacctccaccaccactaccaccaccccaTCCTCCTCCTTGACCATAACCTCCGCCACTTGATCCACCTTTATCACCTCCTCCTTGGCTGTCACCTTCACTGCCACAACCTCCCTTGTCACATCCTCCTTGAGCACCGCCTTTACCGCACCCTCCTTCATTATCACCTCCTCCTTGGCCACCACCTTCACTGCCACATCCGCCCTTGTCACATCCTCCTTGACCACCGCCTTTACCACTCCCTCCTCCTTTATCACCTTCTCCTTGGCTGCCACCTTCACTGCCACATCCTCCTTGACCACCGCCTTTACCGCTCCTTCCCCCCTTATCACCTCCTCCTTGGCCACCGCCTTCACTGCCACATCCTCCCTTGTTACATCCTCCTTGACCACCACCTACATCACTCCCTCCTCTCTTATCACCTCCTCCTTGGCCGCCACCTTCACTGCCACATCCTCCCTTGTCACATCCTCCTTGACCACCACCTACATCGCTCCCTCCTCCCTTATCACTTCCTCCTTGGCCACCACCTTCACCACCACATCCTCCCTTGTCACATCCTCCTTGACCACCACCTTTACTGCTCCCTCCTCCTTTATCACCTCCTCCTTGGCTACCACCTTCACTACCACATCCTCCCTTGTCACATCCTCCTTGACCACCACCTACATCACTCCCTCCTCCCTTATCACCTCCTCCTTGGCCACCACCTTCACCAACACATCCGCCCTTGTCACATCCTCCTTGACCACCACCTTCACCGCTCCCTCCTCCCTTGTCGCCTCCGCCTTGACCACCACCTTCACCGCTCCCTCCTCCCTTATCACCTCCTCCTTGGCCACCACCTTCACCGCCACATCCTCCTTGACCACCACCTTTACCGCTCCCTCCTCCTTTATCACCTCCTCCTTGGCTGCCACCTTCACTACCACATCCTTCCTTGTCACATCCTCCTTGACCACCACCTACATCACTCCCTCCTCCCTTATCACCTCCTCCTTGGCCACCACCTTCACCAACACATCCGCCCTTGTCACATCCTCCTTGACCACCACCTTCACCGCTCCCTCCTCCCTTGTCGCCTCCGCCTTGACCACCACCTTCACCGCTCCCTCCTCCCTTATCACCTCCTCCTTGGCCACCACCTTCACTGCCACATCCACCCTTGTCACATCCTCCTTGGCCACCACTTTCACTGCCACATCCACCCTTGTCGCATCCTCCTTGACCACCATCTTCACCGCTGCCTCCTCCCTTATTACCTCCTCCTTGGCCACCACCTTCACTGCCACATCCGCCACCCTTGTCACATCCTCCTTGACCACTGCCTCCTCCCTTATCACCTCCTCCTTGGCCACCACCTTCACTACCACATCCGCCGCCCTTGTCACATCCTCCTTGACCACCACCTTCACCACTGCCTCCTCCCTTATCACCTCCTCCTTGGCCACCACCTTCACTGCCACATCCACCCTTGTCACATTCTCCTTGACCACCACCTTCACCGCTCCCTCCTCCCTTATCACCTCCTCCTTGGCCACCACCTTCACTGCCACATCCGCCGCCCTTGTCACATCCTCCTTGACCATCACCTTCACCACTGCCTCCTCCCTTATCACCTCCTCCTTGGCCACCACCTTCACTGCCACATCCACCCTTGTCACAACCTCCTTGACCACCACCTTCACCGCTCCCTCCTCCCTTATCACCTCCCCCTTGTCCAACACCTCCACCACTCACTCCTCCTATGTCACCTCCTCCTTTATCACCATCGCCACCATTCTCTCCTCCCTTACCTCCACATCCATAACCACCCCATCCTCCAAAACCTCCACCACCACATCCGCCACCCTGTCCTCCACTTCCATATCCATAAGCCCCACCACCTCCATGATGTGTCTTGCTGACTAAATTTCCTAGGAAATAATAGAATAATTAGAACATGCCAATCACGAACTTTACTGAGAATATGTTATATGTTAGTGTCTCATATCGGGTAGCCAAGGTTATTTTCTCACTGTTGGAGTTTACCGTTGCTTCTTAATTAATGTTTCTTTTAGAACCCCATATATCTTGTACACACTAACATTATAATATAAATAAGAAATTAAACTTACTTTTTCTCTCATCATTTCCAGATGTTTCAGAGATTACAGCAGACACGGTGATAACAAATGCACAGAGAAAAGCCAACACTAACACAAAGCCATCTTGTTTTTTCATTTTCGGAAATTATGTGTGTATATACTAACGATGACTTATACAAAAAGGTTACGGATTTTCAGGCCATTTATAGAGTAGAAAACATTAAAAGAAGCTTGCCTACTACTTACCTCCTACCTAGTTCGGATGGGAGTTACATTACTAGCTAAAATTATATCATGTTTTCTTATATCATGTTTTCTTGACTAAAATCAGCATCATGACAAGTGTCAACAAAATTGCCACCTGGAAAATGCAAATGATACTGCTTTTACGTATCTTAAATTAAAGTTATCATTTATGAATTGGATTCCTTTATATTACGTACACATCTCCAATACACAGCTGGAACTTAAATACATATGCGATTGAAACACTCAGAAACCGCTTgtttataatatttaactttttgtAGATTGAAGTGGAGTCGACTCCCTTTTAGCTGCAATTTGTTCAAACAAGTCCCGGATCTTCAACCCTACAATGGTTTGAAAGAGACCAGTGCCATTATTGCTACCCGGAAAGTCAGCATGCTTCAACATTTGTTGTGTGATTTCACCATAGAATTTTGTTGAGATGTTACTCAAATGGCTTTCAACATAGATGAGTTCATCTAGTCTATCAAACTGCCCATCCATCTCCAACACCGAAACCTGCAACAAGATTGAACTTTCGGTGAAATCATCTGTATAATATTTACAGGTGTACATACGTAGCTTGAGGTATTAATGGTGTAGTAGGTTTACCTCATGCCCAAAGTAAGCGTCTGGGCCATATGAGAAGCTGATGCCAGGATACGAACAAGTGAGCTTCCTCCCGCATGGGATCCATGAGATTGTGGAACCTTCATCGAATAAGTACACAGGATTAAAGTATGGAACTCCTTCTTTCATGATCAGCTTCACTCTCAACACTTTTCCCTCGTTGTCATCTGGAATCAGACGTGTAGGCAACACTTCAATAACCGCGTCTGCATATTGCTTTTGAGGATCTGTATATATACGTGATCATGATCATAAACAGGGATTAATTAAGAATATATTCGTAATTCGTGGATATATAAAGAGTTATGAGATCTTTAAGCATGGGTGAGAGGGTTACCAATATAAGCATCAAAATCTGGTTTTCTAGCCTCGATACTAGCTTTAATGCTTTCAAGACTGTGTCCTCTCTCTGCCATGTCTCTCTAGAGTTCATAGATACATATGGTGCATTTGtaaaattattcattttttttttcaaaatataatttcGTATTGTATTTTTGTAATAAATATATTCATTTGATGCTAAACCTGAATTTTCCAGGCGAATTTAACTTCGTTACTGATGTCCAAGTAGATACTGAAGTCTAGGAGATCTCTAACTCTCGGATCATACCTAtatttaaagaaataaaaaaagatATGATCATAAGTTCATAATTCATAACCAAAGCTACAGTTATTGCATAATAATGATGATTATCAGTTGAAATTTTTTTCATGATATAGTTATAACTAAAAATAGGAATGATATGATGTACATAATCTAAATAATTAGTGCATAGCGTTAGAAAAATAAAGTAAGAAAaagtaaatataaaaaaacaaagtttaaattGTCTTCAACATGGCCCCACTGATATTATGAGGATATGATCATAACATTTTCAGCCATACAAATGTATATCCAAAGTACCAGCTTAGATATCCTCTTCATATCCTCCACAAACAAACGGATCGACATTAAACTTTAACATTAAACGATCAAACTTTCTAATGTCTTCCAAAATCTTTAAAAAAGTTGAAGAAATTCATCACCCTTTAAGACTTACATTGGGTGAAGACCTTCAATGACAAGAATCTTAGGGGATTTGATGAGTTCAGGAGGATCCAAAAGACCAGTAACATGGTTATAAATCGGCTTCTCAACAGCAACACCATTTTTAAGAGCTTTAACCTGTTCATACATAAGATCAAAGTCATTGGCTCGTGGATCAAGTGCAGTCACTCCCTTTTCTTTCCTTCCAGTTCTGTCCAAAGAATGGTAATCATCCAGACATATGACTGTAGTTGTATCGCTTATGAGTGTATTTGAGTCGGGATTCCCTCCTTTTGGAGGGGAAGCTGCACCTCCAAAAACACTGGTCAACCTTCTCATGAAGGTACTTTTCCCACTCCCAGAATCGGCTGCAAGTCCGATTACTATTGTGTCCCCTGAGCATGTTATTTCACCACCTCTCATCTTGCCACTACTTGTCCCTTTACCTCCATTGCTGTAGAAAAAGACTCGCTTTTGGTTGAATCCCAGGTGGGTTTTTGTGGGTGTTGAGATCGAGCATGTTGTGTTGAGAGCTTGGAGTGTGTATACTGTGCACGCtgccattctctctctctctctctctctctctctctctctctctctctctctctctctctctctctctctctctctctctctctctcctgaagtttta of the Lactuca sativa cultivar Salinas chromosome 6, Lsat_Salinas_v11, whole genome shotgun sequence genome contains:
- the LOC111887521 gene encoding phosphoribulokinase, chloroplastic, coding for MAACTVYTLQALNTTCSISTPTKTHLGFNQKRVFFYSNGGKGTSSGKMRGGEITCSGDTIVIGLAADSGSGKSTFMRRLTSVFGGAASPPKGGNPDSNTLISDTTTVICLDDYHSLDRTGRKEKGVTALDPRANDFDLMYEQVKALKNGVAVEKPIYNHVTGLLDPPELIKSPKILVIEGLHPMYDPRVRDLLDFSIYLDISNEVKFAWKIQRDMAERGHSLESIKASIEARKPDFDAYIDPQKQYADAVIEVLPTRLIPDDNEGKVLRVKLIMKEGVPYFNPVYLFDEGSTISWIPCGRKLTCSYPGISFSYGPDAYFGHEVSVLEMDGQFDRLDELIYVESHLSNISTKFYGEITQQMLKHADFPGSNNGTGLFQTIVGLKIRDLFEQIAAKRESTPLQSTKS
- the LOC111887518 gene encoding glycine-rich cell wall structural protein 1.8, which gives rise to MKKQDGFVLVLAFLCAFVITVSAVISETSGNDERKRNLVSKTHHGGGGAYGYGSGGQGGGCGGGGFGGWGGYGCGGKGGENGGDGDKGGGDIGGVSGGGVGQGGGDKGGGSGEGGGQGGCDKGGCGSEGGGQGGGDKGGGSGEGDGQGGCDKGGGCGSEGGGQGGGDKGGGSGEGGGQGECDKGGCGSEGGGQGGGDKGGGSGEGGGQGGCDKGGGCGSEGGGQGGGDKGGGSGQGGCDKGGGCGSEGGGQGGGNKGGGSGEDGGQGGCDKGGCGSESGGQGGCDKGGCGSEGGGQGGGDKGGGSGEGGGQGGGDKGGGSGEGGGQGGCDKGGCVGEGGGQGGGDKGGGSDVGGGQGGCDKEGCGSEGGSQGGGDKGGGSGKGGGQGGCGGEGGGQGGGDKGGGSGEGGGQGGGDKGGGSGEGGGQGGCDKGGCVGEGGGQGGGDKGGGSDVGGGQGGCDKGGCGSEGGSQGGGDKGGGSSKGGGQGGCDKGGCGGEGGGQGGSDKGGGSDVGGGQGGCDKGGCGSEGGGQGGGDKRGGSDVGGGQGGCNKGGCGSEGGGQGGGDKGGRSGKGGGQGGCGSEGGSQGEGDKGGGSGKGGGQGGCDKGGCGSEGGGQGGGDNEGGCGKGGAQGGCDKGGCGSEGDSQGGGDKGGSSGGGYGQGGGWGGGSGGGGGGGGGGGGGGGGSGGGGS